The proteins below come from a single Conger conger chromosome 10, fConCon1.1, whole genome shotgun sequence genomic window:
- the LOC133138121 gene encoding E3 ubiquitin/ISG15 ligase TRIM25-like isoform X2 has product MAEANISVDQDQFSCSICLDLLKDPVAIPCGHSYCMGCIKGCWDQDDHIGVYSCPQCRQTFTPRPVLGRNTMLAEVVEKLKKTGLQAAPPAHCYAGPGDVECDFCTGRKHKAIKSCLVCLASFCETHLQPHYEFPGFKKHKLVKATGNLQEKICSNHDKLLEIYCRTDQQCICYLCVMDEHSGHKTVSAAAERTEKQKQLGVTQSKFQQRIQEREKELQDLRQAVQSLKRSAQTAVEDSERIFTELIRSIERRRSEVKELIRDQEKAEVSRAEGLLERLEQEIAELRRREAELEQLSHTEDHIHFLQSCQSLCAPPGPGDLPSITVSPNVSFEAVRKSVSELKERLEDVFKAEFKVCGRVEEVSVLEPQTRQDFLQCESVIKP; this is encoded by the exons atggctgaggCCAATATCTCGGtggatcaggaccagttcagctgttcaATCTGTTTGGATCTACTGAAGGATCCGGTGgctattccctgtggacacagttactgtatgggctgtattaagggctgctgggatcaggatgatcatattggtgtctacagctgtccccagtgcagacagaccttcaccccaaggcctgttctgggcagaaacaccatgctggctgaagtggtggagaaactgaagaagacaggactccaagctgctcctcctgctcactgttacgctggacctggagacgtggaGTGTGAtttctgcactgggagaaagcacaaagccatcaagtcctgtctggtgtgtctggcatctttctgtgaaactcacctccaGCCTCACTATGAATTTCCTGGCTTTAAAAagcacaaactggtcaaagccactggcaacctgcaggagaagatctgctcTAATCATGACAAACTGCTGGAGATTTACTGTCGTACCGATCAACAGtgtatctgttatctgtgtgtgatGGATGAACACAGTGGCCATAAAacagtctcagctgcagcagaaaggactgagaaacag aagcagctgggggtgaCACAGAGTAAgttccagcagagaatccaggagagagagaaggagctgcaggatctgagacaggcggtgcagtcactcaag cgctctgcacagacagcagtggaggacagtgagaggatctttactgagctgatccgctccattgagagaaggcgctctgaggtgaaagagctgatcagagatcaggagaaggctgaagtgagtcgggctgaaggactcctggagcgactggagcaggagattgctgagctgaggaggagagaggctgagctggagcagctttcacacacagaggatcacatccatttcctccag agctgtcagtccctctgtgcccctcctggacctggagacttacccagcatcactgtcagtccaaacgtctcttttgaggctgtgaggaaatctgtctctgaactgAAAGAGCGACTGGAGGATGTTTTCAAGGCGGAGTTCAAAGTTTGTGGAAGAG tggaAGAAGTCTCTGTTCTAGAGCCCCAGACCAGACAGGACTTCTTACAATGTGAGTCTGTAATTAAGCCTtaa
- the LOC133138121 gene encoding E3 ubiquitin/ISG15 ligase TRIM25-like isoform X1, which yields MAEANISVDQDQFSCSICLDLLKDPVAIPCGHSYCMGCIKGCWDQDDHIGVYSCPQCRQTFTPRPVLGRNTMLAEVVEKLKKTGLQAAPPAHCYAGPGDVECDFCTGRKHKAIKSCLVCLASFCETHLQPHYEFPGFKKHKLVKATGNLQEKICSNHDKLLEIYCRTDQQCICYLCVMDEHSGHKTVSAAAERTEKQKQLGVTQSKFQQRIQEREKELQDLRQAVQSLKRSAQTAVEDSERIFTELIRSIERRRSEVKELIRDQEKAEVSRAEGLLERLEQEIAELRRREAELEQLSHTEDHIHFLQSCQSLCAPPGPGDLPSITVSPNVSFEAVRKSVSELKERLEDVFKAEFKVCGRGWWTNPAAESVFSHCTQHSGEVICLRFTLTT from the exons atggctgaggCCAATATCTCGGtggatcaggaccagttcagctgttcaATCTGTTTGGATCTACTGAAGGATCCGGTGgctattccctgtggacacagttactgtatgggctgtattaagggctgctgggatcaggatgatcatattggtgtctacagctgtccccagtgcagacagaccttcaccccaaggcctgttctgggcagaaacaccatgctggctgaagtggtggagaaactgaagaagacaggactccaagctgctcctcctgctcactgttacgctggacctggagacgtggaGTGTGAtttctgcactgggagaaagcacaaagccatcaagtcctgtctggtgtgtctggcatctttctgtgaaactcacctccaGCCTCACTATGAATTTCCTGGCTTTAAAAagcacaaactggtcaaagccactggcaacctgcaggagaagatctgctcTAATCATGACAAACTGCTGGAGATTTACTGTCGTACCGATCAACAGtgtatctgttatctgtgtgtgatGGATGAACACAGTGGCCATAAAacagtctcagctgcagcagaaaggactgagaaacag aagcagctgggggtgaCACAGAGTAAgttccagcagagaatccaggagagagagaaggagctgcaggatctgagacaggcggtgcagtcactcaag cgctctgcacagacagcagtggaggacagtgagaggatctttactgagctgatccgctccattgagagaaggcgctctgaggtgaaagagctgatcagagatcaggagaaggctgaagtgagtcgggctgaaggactcctggagcgactggagcaggagattgctgagctgaggaggagagaggctgagctggagcagctttcacacacagaggatcacatccatttcctccag agctgtcagtccctctgtgcccctcctggacctggagacttacccagcatcactgtcagtccaaacgtctcttttgaggctgtgaggaaatctgtctctgaactgAAAGAGCGACTGGAGGATGTTTTCAAGGCGGAGTTCAAAGTTTGTGGAAGAGGTTGGTGGACAAACCCTGCTGCAGAAAGTGTGTTTAgtcactgcacacaacacagtGGTGAGGTGATCTGCCTAAGATTCACTCTTACAACATGA